One window from the genome of Breoghania sp. L-A4 encodes:
- a CDS encoding ABC transporter ATP-binding protein, whose product MIRVCNLGVTFGAGTPLEKRALNGIDLTIEEGEFVTLIGSNGAGKSTLLGAVAGDVSASEGTITIGDADVTRWGTARRAGLVARVFQDPLAGSCGGLSIAENLALAVARGTRRGLGGALSAERRALFRERIAPLGLGLENRLEDQMGQLSGGQRQAVSLVMATLTDSRVLLLDEHTAALDPHMAEFVLDLTVRVQRELSLTTLMVTHSMRQALDVGTRTVMLHEGKVVLDVRAEERAGLTVADLVAMFSKVRGQEIADDALLL is encoded by the coding sequence ATGATCCGCGTCTGCAACCTCGGCGTCACCTTCGGCGCGGGCACGCCGTTGGAAAAGCGCGCGCTCAACGGCATCGATCTGACCATCGAGGAGGGCGAATTCGTCACGCTGATCGGGTCCAACGGCGCGGGCAAGTCGACGCTGCTCGGCGCGGTGGCCGGCGATGTCAGCGCCTCCGAGGGCACCATCACCATCGGTGATGCGGATGTGACGCGCTGGGGCACGGCCCGGCGGGCGGGCCTTGTCGCGCGCGTCTTCCAGGATCCGCTGGCGGGCTCCTGCGGCGGACTGTCGATTGCCGAGAACCTGGCGCTGGCGGTGGCGCGCGGTACGCGGCGCGGGCTTGGCGGCGCGCTGTCGGCCGAACGCCGGGCGCTGTTTCGCGAGCGCATCGCGCCGCTGGGGCTGGGTCTCGAGAACCGGCTTGAGGATCAGATGGGGCAGTTGTCCGGCGGCCAGAGGCAGGCGGTGTCGCTGGTGATGGCGACGCTGACCGACAGCCGGGTGCTGCTGCTTGATGAACACACGGCGGCGCTCGACCCGCATATGGCGGAGTTCGTGCTCGATCTGACGGTGCGGGTGCAGCGTGAGCTGTCGCTGACCACGCTGATGGTCACCCATTCCATGCGCCAGGCGCTGGACGTCGGCACCCGCACGGTGATGCTGCATGAGGGCAAGGTGGTGCTGGATGTGCGCGCAGAGGAGCGCGCCGGCCTCACGGTCGCGGATCTCGTCGCCATGTTCTCAAAGGTCCGCGGCCAGGAGATCGCCGACGACGCGCTGCTGCTGTGA
- a CDS encoding ABC transporter permease yields the protein MTEIAFWGAVELGLVYAFVALGVYLAFRVLDFPDLTVDGSLPLGGAVAGVLIINGVNPWAATLCAMAAGAVAGIVTATLNVRFKILHLLASILTMIALFSINLRIMGRPNIALLREETVLTPFYGLGLADYLVRPAFVFVLVVAAVIALAWFLRSDFGLAMRATGANARMAAAQGVRTNLQIYVGMALSNALVGLAGALFAQTNGFADVTSGVGTIVVGLAAVIVGETLLPSRLIAIALVGAVIGSVVYRIAVQLALSADVIGLQASDLNLVTAALVAFALILPQMRKKGRARA from the coding sequence GTGACTGAAATCGCCTTCTGGGGCGCCGTCGAGCTGGGCCTCGTCTATGCGTTTGTCGCGCTGGGCGTCTATCTCGCCTTCCGCGTTCTCGACTTTCCCGATCTCACCGTGGATGGATCGCTGCCGCTGGGCGGCGCGGTGGCGGGCGTGCTGATCATCAACGGCGTCAATCCATGGGCGGCGACGCTTTGCGCCATGGCGGCGGGCGCCGTGGCCGGCATCGTCACGGCGACGCTGAACGTGCGCTTCAAGATCCTGCATCTTCTGGCCTCCATTCTCACGATGATCGCGCTGTTTTCCATCAACCTGCGCATCATGGGCCGGCCGAACATCGCGCTCTTGCGCGAGGAGACGGTGCTCACGCCGTTCTACGGGCTGGGGCTTGCCGATTATCTCGTGCGCCCGGCCTTCGTCTTCGTGCTGGTGGTCGCAGCCGTTATCGCGCTCGCGTGGTTCCTGCGCTCGGATTTCGGGCTGGCGATGCGGGCGACGGGCGCCAATGCGCGCATGGCGGCGGCGCAGGGCGTGCGCACCAATCTGCAGATCTATGTCGGCATGGCGCTGTCCAACGCGCTTGTCGGGCTGGCCGGCGCGCTGTTCGCCCAGACCAACGGCTTCGCCGACGTGACCTCGGGCGTCGGCACCATCGTTGTCGGACTGGCGGCCGTCATCGTCGGCGAGACGCTGCTGCCCAGCCGGCTGATTGCGATCGCTCTGGTTGGCGCCGTCATCGGCTCGGTGGTCTATCGCATCGCGGTGCAGCTCGCGCTGTCGGCCGACGTCATCGGGCTGCAGGCGTCCGATCTCAATCTGGTGACCGCGGCGCTCGTCGCCTTCGCGCTGATCCTGCCGCAGATGCGCAAGAAGGGGAGGGCTCGGGCATGA
- a CDS encoding ABC transporter substrate-binding protein: MRKLFIACAAATALVTPLATPAFAQTVTVAVTAIVEHPALDACRDGVKDALEAAGYKTGENLNFVYESAQGNPATATQIARKFVGDRPDVIVPISTPSAQAVASATRDIPIVFSAVTDPVGAQLVESMDKPGANVTGISDFSPIAEQLALIKEIRPDVKTLGVIYNAGEANSVSTVAALKKLGAEAGIEIVESTATKTSEVQQATRALVGKADALYVPTDNTIVSAFEAAVKVAVENKLPLYAADTDSVERGALAAIGFNYYDVGKQTGEVVVAILKGTAPADIPVTVAKGTNLMVNVKTAAAIGLNIPATVLDRASKVVE; encoded by the coding sequence ATGCGCAAGTTATTCATCGCGTGCGCGGCCGCGACCGCGCTCGTCACGCCGCTGGCCACACCGGCGTTCGCCCAGACCGTGACCGTCGCCGTCACGGCCATCGTCGAACACCCGGCGCTCGACGCCTGCCGCGACGGCGTGAAGGACGCGCTCGAGGCGGCCGGCTACAAGACCGGCGAGAACCTGAATTTCGTCTACGAGTCGGCGCAGGGCAATCCGGCGACGGCGACGCAGATCGCGCGCAAGTTCGTCGGCGATCGCCCCGATGTGATCGTGCCGATTTCCACGCCGTCCGCGCAGGCCGTGGCCTCCGCCACCAGGGACATCCCGATCGTCTTCTCCGCCGTCACCGATCCGGTCGGCGCGCAGCTTGTTGAATCGATGGACAAGCCGGGCGCCAATGTCACCGGCATCTCCGACTTCTCGCCGATCGCCGAGCAGCTTGCGCTGATCAAGGAAATCAGGCCCGACGTGAAGACGCTCGGCGTGATCTACAACGCGGGCGAGGCGAATTCCGTCTCTACCGTGGCGGCGCTGAAAAAGCTGGGCGCGGAGGCGGGCATCGAGATCGTCGAATCCACCGCCACCAAAACATCCGAAGTGCAACAGGCCACCCGCGCGCTCGTCGGCAAGGCGGATGCGCTCTATGTGCCCACGGATAACACCATCGTCTCGGCGTTCGAGGCGGCGGTGAAGGTGGCGGTCGAGAACAAGCTGCCGCTTTATGCCGCGGACACTGATTCCGTGGAACGCGGCGCGCTGGCCGCCATCGGCTTCAACTACTACGATGTCGGCAAGCAGACCGGCGAGGTCGTGGTGGCGATCCTCAAGGGCACCGCGCCGGCCGACATTCCCGTGACGGTCGCCAAGGGCACCAACCTGATGGTCAACGTGAAGACCGCGGCCGCCATCGGGCTGAACATTCCGGCCACCGTGCTGGATCGGGCGAGCAAAGTGGTCGAATAG